aacttacctgcacgttgcgcacatgtaccatagagcctaaagtgtaataagaataataataaaaaaaaagaaaaaaaaaagaaagaactactatgcaaccataaaaaaaaaagaaatttgaaataatcttttatatgaggacaaataaaaattcagaaaatatgaaaaacatctCATTAAAAGTATCAAAGAGCTAACACAGGAAATACCAAATGTAGATTTGGAAATGATGGTAAGCAGAAATTTAAATCTCCATACTAAAAGCTGCTTTGGCCCTGAATGTATTTCTTAGTTCAGAAGAGGCAGCTGAGAAGCTGAGTGGAGCTTTTGGGAACCTCTCAAAACTAGGGAGGTAGAAGTCAGAATTCTGGGCCCAACTAGAGTATAGACATTGATGAGACCAACTCTGGCTTTGGACTAGGAACTCAAAAGGGGTAAgagtaaatggaaagaaattcagCCACAGTAAGAATTTGTGGCTAGGCTTTTTAACTTTTGAATGGTTCAGGAAAACTCAAACCTTGAAATTCTATTAAGGTGTCCTGATTGCTCAGATACCTGGAAAAAGCAAATAAAGGAAGATATTATTATCCTTGGCCTTAGATTAGTTCTACAAATACAATTTTAAGTAAAGTTTTAGCACACAGTCAAAGATAACCAAATACACAGGGAAGCAAAAAGCTATGAATGAGaataaacagaaataacagaCCACAGAACTAAACAAAGGGACTTTGGATATTAGAACTACCAGAAACATTATAAAATAACAATGTTACGGTGTTCAAGGAGATAAAAGCCAACCTTGAAAATTTCAATAGGAAATTTAAAAGCATGAAAAGTAACTTAGGAGATTTGAAAAGAAgacaatataaattttatgtctaaaaatataataactaaaatttaaaaactcaatgaATTGGTCTATGCTCTTCTTAATTAATAGATTAAGCCAATGAGAAAAATCAGTGAACTAAAACATTGGGAGGAAAAACTATCCATCATAAAACAGGAAAGACAAAAGTATGGCAAACACAGAAGATAAGGTAATTAATAtagaagaacagaaagaaaaaagactaaagaaaagtgaacagagcctaAGGGACCCATGGTCCACCACAAGTGGACCAACATATGCATTGTGAGACTCccagaagaggaagggagagaaaatggggcagagagaatatttgaagaaataatagttgAAAACTACCCAACATTGATGAAAGGCATGAATATAAAAATCTAAGAagctcagctgggcacagtggctcatgcctgtaatctcagtactttggaaggcttaggtgggtggatcacttgaggtcaggagtttgagaccagcctggtcaacctggtgcaatcccatctctactaaaaaaaaaaaaaaaaaaataggcaggcgtggtggcacatgcctgtaatcccagctactcaggaggctgaggcatgagaattgcttgaacccaagaggcagaggttaaagtgagctgagatcaccctgGTGTGATTCCGTCCTGTGTGGCTGTTCTCTTGAGCAGTGGTCGTTTATCTCCATCCACCTTCTCTCCCACCTAAGTGCGTGCCACCACCTGATGGAAGATTCGTGGACATGGGGATGAGGCCCCTGAGGCCCCAGAACTATCTTTTCAGTTGTGAACTAAAGGCCAACAAAGTTTATCACTTTAAGGTggataataatgaaaatgagCATCAGTTATCTTTAACAACAATCAGTTTAGGGGCTGGTGCAACAGATGAATTGGACATTGTTGAAGCAGAGGCAATGGATTATGAAGGCAGTCCAATTAAAGTAACACTGGCAACTTTGAAAATGTGTGTACAGCCAACGGTTTCCCTTGGCGGCTTTGAAATAACACCACCAGTGGTCTTACAGTTGAAGTGTGGTTCAGGGCCAGTGCATATTAGTGGACAGTACTTAGCAGCTGTGGAGGAAGATGCAGAGTCAGAAGATGAAGACAAGGAGGTTGTGAAACTCTTAAGCATATCTGGAAAGCAGTCTGCCCCTGGTGGTGGTAGCAAGCTTccacagaaaaaagtaaaacttgctgctgatgaagatgatggtggtgatgattttgatgataaggaaactgaagaaaaacaCCAGTGAAGAAATCTGTGTGAGATACTCCAGCCAAAAATGCACAAAAGTCAAATCAGAATGGAAAAGACTCAAAACCACCATCAACACCAAGATCAAATGGACAAGAATCCttcaaaaaaacagcaaaaaactcCTGAAACACCAAAAGGACCTAGTTCTGTAGAAGACATTAAAGCAAAAATGCAAGCAAGTATAGAAAAAGGTGGTTCTATTCCCACAGTGGAAGCCAAGTTCATCAGTTATGTGAAGAATTGCTTCCAGATGACTGACCAGAAGGCTATTCAAGATCTCTGGCAGTAGAGGAAGTCTCtttaagaaaatagtttaaacaatttattaaaaaattttcatctcatttcatttctgtAACAGTTGATATCTGGCTTTTTTATAATGTGGAGTGAGAAATTTCGCTACCATGTTTGATAAATGTTGTCTAGGTTCCATTGCCAAGAACGTGTTGTCAAAAATGcctatttagtttttaaagatggaACTCTGCCCTTTGTTTGGTTTTAGGTGTGTATGGAATGTTATAACAGGACATAGTAGCAGCAGTGGTTATGGTAGGCAGACAAAAATATACATGTGAAATAAAGCTCagtaatttaataaaaaaaaaaagtgagctgagctcatgccactgccctccagcccaagtgacagaatgaaaccctgtctcaaaggaagaagaagaagaagaaaaaaaaaactaagaagctCAATGCATTCCAAGTAAGATGACCTAAAGAGACCCACACTGAGgaaaaaggacaccctattcaaaaAATGGTGTGAAAAAATCGGccagccacatgtagaagaatgaaactggatcttcatctctcaccttatacaaaaatcaactcaagatggatcaaagacttaaatctaagacctgaaaccataaaaattctagaagataacattggaaaacccttctagacattggcttagccAAATACTTCATGATCAAGAACCCAAAcgcaaacacaacaaaaacaaagataaatagatgggacttaattaaactaaaaagcttctgcccagcgaaagaaataatcagcagagtaaacaggcaactcacagagtgggagaaaatattcacaatctatacacctgacaaaggactaatgtccagaatatacaaggaactcaaatcatcaagaaaaaaacaaacaatcccatcaggaagtgggctaaggacataaataaacaattctcaaaagaagatatataaatgaccaacaaacatgaagaaatgctcaacatcactaattatcagggaaatgcaaatcaaaaccacaatgtgataccaccttactcctgcaagaatggacataataaaaaaataaaataaaatagctgttggcatggatgtggtgaaaaggagctcttttacactgttggtgggattgtaaactagcacaaccactGTAGAACACAGtatagagattccttaaagaactgaaagtagacctaccatttgatccagcaatctcactcctaAATATCTGCCCAGagggaaagaagtcattatacaaaaaagatacttgcacatgcatatttatagcagcacaatctgcaattgtaaaaatacagaaccagcccaaatggccatcaatcaatgagtggataaataaaatgtgatatatatatatatatatacatatatatatatatacacacacacacacacacacacagacacaccatggaatactattcactcataaaaaagaacaaaatcatggcattcacagcaaccggGATGGAATtgaagaccattattctaagtggagcaactcagaaatggaaaaccaaaccatTCTATGTttccactcataagtgggagctaagctatgaggacacaaaggtataagaatgatacaatggactttgggggacTTGGAGGATAGGTGGCGGCTGCaagggataaaaggctacacaTTGGGTATAGTGTACATTGCTTGGGTGTTAGGGGCaccaaaatcttagaaatcaccactaaagaacttattcatgtaactacACACCACCTGTTgccccaaaacctattgaaattaaaaaaaccaAAGAGACCCACActaagacacattataatcaaactttcGATatccaaagacaaagagaatcttgaaagcaacaagagaGAAGCAACTTATCACATAGAAGGGATCCTTAATAAGGTTATCAGtggacttctcatcagaaactttggAGGCTGGAAGGCAGCGGgttgatatattcaaagtgctaaaagggaaaaaaaccctTCAACCGAGAATCCTGTATTCAGCCAAACTGTCCTTTAAAAGTGAGAGAGAAATTGAGAAATTTCCAGAAAAATAATAGCTGAGGAGTTTGTTACCATTAGAATGGCCCTGCAAGAAATGCTCAAGCGGGGCCTGCAGGATGGATGGAGTAAAAGAACATTAGACAGTAACATGAAGCCGTATGCAAAAATAAAGATCTcagtaaaggtaaatacatggGCAATTATTAAAGTTAGTGTTATTGTAACAACAGTTGTAACTCCACTCTTTTTTTACGTAATGTAAGAGACTAATGCACTTAAAAGAATTATTAGTTCATGTTTTTGGGCATATGATATATAAAGATGTGATTTTGTGACATCAACAACTGAAAGGGGTAGTGATGGAGCTGTTAACAAACCAGAGTTTTTGTATATTACTGAAGTTAAGTTGGTATGAATTCAAATTGGAGTGTTGTATTGttataatattaaatgtaatccccacggtaaccacaaagaaaatagctatagaatatgtacatattaaaaacccatatatatatacacacatatatatatctaagaAGCTCAATGAATTCCAAGTAAGATAAACTAAAGAGACCCAAactgagacacattataatcaactTTTGACATCCCAAGACAAAGAGATTCTTGAaagtgacatatatatatatatgaaagaaatttaaatatttcactacaaaaaggaaaacagtaaTGTAGAAATGAGGGATAAAACTGCTAAGAGGCATACAGAAGATGAATAGCAGAATGACAGGAGTAGTTTTCTCTTTATcagtaatttaaatgtaaatggattaaactctaatcaaaaggcagagattggcagAGTGGACACAAAAACATAATCCAGCTATATGCTGTCTATAAAGAATTCACTTTAGAcctaaagacacaaatagattgaaagtgaaaagatgcaaaaagatattccatacaaatAGTAATCAAAAGAGAGGGGAGGTGGCAAAACTAATACCAGAAAAAATAGACCTTAAATCAAAAAAGATTACAACACAAAAAaggacattatatattaataaaaagcttagaccgggtgtggtggttcatgcctgtaatctcaacacttttgtgggccaaggtaggaggattgcttgatgtcAGGAAGTTGAGACctgtctgagcaacatagtgacaatctgtacaaaaagtaaaaaattcggtgggcatgatggcatctgcctatagtcctagctacttgggaagctgaggtgggaggactgcttgagcccaggagtttgaggctgcagtgagctataattgcactactgtactccagcctgggcaacagagtgagaccccaatctctctttaaaaaaagttcAATACAACAAGAATATGcaacaattataaacatttatgtacctAATAACACATGGAGCAAGAACCAAAACAACATAACTGAAGGGAGAAGTAGAAGGTACTCAAATAATAAAGACTTCAGCACTCCCCTCACAATAATAAATAGGACAATCAGACCGACAATAAGTAAGGAAATAGAAGacttaaacaaaataaactaatTATATGTAGTAGATATATATAGAACACtacccaacaacagcagcagACACActtttctcaagtgcacatggaacattttccaggatagatcatatttTAGGCCACATATTAAGTCACAATAGATTTAAAAAGATAGATATCATACAAAATATATGCTTGAACCACAACAGGATGAACATAAATAACAGaagtaaaactggaaaattcacaaaattgtggaaattaaacaacacactcttaaGCAATTAACTGAAgaacaaatcacaaagaaaatcagaaatactTAGAGACAGTgaaagtgaaaacacaacatactaaaacttaCGGAACACAGTGAAAGCAATGATAAGGGAAAAATTTTTAGCTATAAACACTTAcattaaaaaacatgaaaaatttcaaattaataacCTAGCTTtacaccttaaggaactagaaattgaagaacatgttttattttttattatactttaagttctagggtacatgtgcacaatgtgcaggtttgttacatatgtatacatgagccatgtcggtatgctgcatccattaactcatcatttatattaggtatgtctcctaatgctatccatcgcccctcccctcaccccacgacaggccccagtgtgttatgatccccatcctgtgtccaagtgttctcatggttcaattcccacctatgagtgagaacatgtggtgtttggttttctgtccttgcaatagtttgcttagaatgatggtttccagcttcatccatgtccctacaaagaacatgaattcatccttttttatggctgcatagtattccatagtgtatgtgtgccccattttcttaatccagtctatcattaatggacatttgggttggttccaagtctttgatattgtgaatagtgtcacaataaacatgtgtgcatgtgtctttatagcagcatgatttgtaatcctttgggtatatacccagtaatgggatggctgggtcaaatggtatttctttttttttttttaattatactttaagttctagggtacatgtgcacaacgtgcaggtttgttacatatgtatacatgtgccatattgttgtgctgcacccattaacacgtcatttacattaggtatatctcctaatgctatccctgccccctccccccaccccatgataggccccagtgtgtggtgttcccaccctctgtccaagtgttcttgttgttcaattcccacctatgagtgagaagatgcggtgtttggttttttgtccttgcgatagtttgctgagaatgatggtttccagcttcatccatgtccctacaaagaacatgaactcatcctttttttatggctgcatagtgttccatggtgtatatgtgccacattttcttaatccagtctatcattgatggacatttgggttggttctaagtctttgctattgtgaatagtgccacaataaacatatgtgtgcatatgtctttatagcagcatgatttataatcctttgggtatatacccagtaatgggatggctgggtcaaatggtatttctagttctagatccttgaggaatcaccacgctgtcttccacaatggttgaactagtttacagtcccaccaacagtgtaaaagtgttcctatttctccacatctcctccagcacctgttgtttcctgactttttaatgatcgccattctaactggtgtgagatggtatctcattgtggttttgatttgcatttctctgatggccagtgatgatgagcattttttcacgtgtctgttggccgcataaatgtcttcttttgagaagtgtctgttcatatccttcacacactttttgatgaggttgtttgattttttcttgtaaatttatttaagttctttgtagattctggatattagccctttgtcagatgggtagattgtaaaaattttctcccattctgtaggttgcctgttcactctgagggtagtttcttttgctgtgcagaagctctttagtttaattagatcccatttttcagttttggcttttgttgccattgctgttggtgttttagtcatgaagtccttgcccatgcctatgtcctggatggtattgcctaggttttcttctagggtttttatggttttaggtctaacatttaagtctttaatccatcttgaattaattttttgtataaggtgtaaggaagcaatctagtttcagctttctacatatggctagccagtattcccagcaccatttattaaatagagaatcctttccccatttcttgtttttgtcaggtttgtcaaagatcagacagttgtagatgtgtggtattatttctgagggctctgttctgtttcattggtctatatctctgttttggtaccagtaccatgctgttttgattactgtagctttgtggtatagtttgaagtcaggtagcgtgatgcctccagctttgttcttttggcttaggattgtcttggcaatgagggctcttttttggtttcataggaactttaaagtagtttttttccaattctgtgaagaaagtcattggtagcttgatggggatggcactgaatctataaattaccttgggcaggatggctgttttcacaatattgattcttcctatccatgagcatggaatgttcttccatttgtttgtgtcctcttttatttccttgaggagtggtttgtagttctccttgaagaggtccttcacatcccttgtaaattggattcctgggtattttattctctttgaagcagttgtgaatgggacttcactcatgatttggctctctgtctgttattcgtgcataggaatgcttgtgatttttgcacactgattttgtatcctgagactttgctgaagttgcttatcagcttaaggagattttgggctgagacaatggggttttctaaatatacaatcatgtcatctgcaaacagggacaatttgacttcctcttttcctaatggaataccctttatttctttctcctgcctgattgccctggccagaacttccaacactctgttgaataggagtggtgagagagggcatccctgtcttgtgctggttttcaaagggaatgcttccagtttttgcccattcagtatgatattgactgtgggtttgtcataaatagctcttactattttgagatacatcccatcaatacctagtttattgagagtttttagcatgaagggctgttgaattttgtcaaaggccttttctgcatctattgatataatcattttgtctttggttctgtttatatgatggattacatttattgatttgtgtatgttgaaccagccttgcattccagggatgaagcccacttgatcatggtggataagctttttgacatgctgctggatttggtttgccagtattttattgacgaTTTTTGcatgatgttcatcagggatattggtctaaaattctctttttttgttgtgtctcttccaggctttggtatcaggatgacactggcctcataaaatgagttagggaggattctctctttttctattgattggaatcgtttcagaaggaatggtaccagctcctctttgtacctctggtagaattcggctgtgaatctgtctggtcctggacttttttttgttggtagactattaattattgcctcaatttcagagcctgttattggtctattcagggattcaacttcttcctggtttagtcttgggagggtgtatgtgtccaggaatttatccatttcttctatattttctagtttatttgcatagaggtgtttatagtattttctgatggtagtttgtatttctgtgggataggttgtgatatcccctttatctttttttattgcatcaatttgattcttctgtcttttcttatttattagtcttgctagcagtctatcaattttgttggcattttcaaaaacccagctcctggattcattgattttttgagggattttttttgtctctatctccttcagttctgttctcatcttagttatttcttgccttctgctagcttttgaatgtatttgctcttgctgctctagttcttttaattgtgttgttagggtgtcaattttagatctttcctgctttctcttgtgggcatttagtgctataaatttccctctaaacactgctttaaatgtgtcccagagattctggtatgttgtgtctttgttctcattggtttcaaagaacgtctttatttctgccttcattttgttatgtactcagtaatcattcaggagcaggttgttcattttccatgtagttgggcagttttgagtgagtttcttaatcctgagttctagtttgtttgcactgtggtctgagagactgttttaatttctgttcttttacattcgctgaggagtgctttacttccaactatgtggtcaattttggaataagtgtgatgtggtgctgagaagaatatatattctgttgatttggggtggagagttctgtagatgtctattaggtccgcttggtgcagagctgagttcaattcctggatatccttgttaactttctgtctcgttaatctgtccaatgttgacagtgttaaagtctcccattattattgtgtgggagtctaagtctctttgtaggtctctaaggacttactttatgaatctgggtgctcctgtattgggtgcatatatatttaggatagttagctcttcttgttgaattgatccctttaccattatgtaatggtcttctttgtctcttttgatttttgttggtttaaagtctgttttatcagagactaggattgcaactcctgcttttttttttttttttttccatttgcttggtagatcttcctccatccctttattttgaacctgtgtgtgtctctgcatgtgagatgggtctcctgaatacagcacactgatgactctttatccagtttgccagtctgtgtcttttgactGGAGCATTTGGCtcatttgcatttaaggttaatattgttatgtgtgaatttgatcctgtcattatgatgttagctggttattttgctcgttagttgatgcagtttcttcctagcctcgacgATCTTTACCATTTGGCATAATTTTGCAGTGTCTGCTACCagtcgttcctttccatgtttagtgcttccttcaggagctcttgtaaggcgggcttggtggtgacaaaatctctcagcatttgcttgtctgtaaaggattttatttctccttcacttatgaagcttagtttggctggatatgaaattctgggttgaaaattcttttctttaagaatgttgaatgttgcccctcactctcttctggcttgtagagtttctgccgagagatctgctgttagtctgatgggcttccctttgtgggtaacacgacctttctctctggctgcccttaacattttttccttcatttcaactttggtgattctgacaattatgtgtcttggagttgctcttctcagggagtgtctttgtggtgttctctgtatttcctgaatttgaatgttggcctgccttgctaggttggggaagttctcccggataatatcctgaagagtgttttccaacttggttccattctccccatcactttcaggtacaccaatcagacgtagatttggtcttttcagatagtcccatatttcttggaggctttgttcatttctttttattcttttttctctaaacttctcttcttgcttcatttcattcatttgatcttcaatcactgataccctttcttccacttgatcaaatcagctactgaaggtTGTGCATGcctcatgtagttctcgtgccacggttttcagctccatcaggtcatttaaggtcttctcaatactgtttattctagttagccattcgtctaatcttttttcaaggtttttagcttctttgcgatgggttcgaacatcctcattaagcttggagaagtttgttattaccgaccgtctgaagccttcttctctcaacttgtcaaagtcattctccatccag
This window of the Pongo abelii isolate AG06213 chromosome 6, NHGRI_mPonAbe1-v2.0_pri, whole genome shotgun sequence genome carries:
- the LOC100454929 gene encoding nucleophosmin-like isoform X2, with protein sequence MGMRPLRPQNYLFTVEEDAESEDEDKEVVKLLSISGKQSAPGGGSKLPQKKVKLAADEDDGGDDFDDKETEEKHQMEKTQNHHQHQDQMDKNPSKKQQKTPETPKGPSSVEDIKAKMQASIEKGGSIPTVEAKFISYVKNCFQMTDQKAIQDLWQ
- the LOC100454929 gene encoding nucleophosmin-like isoform X1 — translated: MGMRPLRPQNYLFSCELKANKVYHFKVDNNENEHQLSLTTISLGAGATDELDIVEAEAMDYEGSPIKVTLATLKMCVQPTVSLGGFEITPPVVLQLKCGSGPVHISGQYLAAVEEDAESEDEDKEVVKLLSISGKQSAPGGGSKLPQKKVKLAADEDDGGDDFDDKETEEKHQMEKTQNHHQHQDQMDKNPSKKQQKTPETPKGPSSVEDIKAKMQASIEKGGSIPTVEAKFISYVKNCFQMTDQKAIQDLWQ